Sequence from the Fictibacillus arsenicus genome:
GCATTTATTCGATCAGGCATATTATAGCTATTCTCAACTCCATGTTTCGTACGATAAAATTCCTGCCCGGAATGAATAAATGGAACTCCTCGTGAAAACAAGGTAAATGCCAGTGCAAGCTTCTGCCGTTTTTTTCGTTGCATTTCATTTTCATGCGGGTGACGAATTTTCAGAAGATCATATAAAGTATGGTTATCATGGCATTCTGTATAGTTGATGCTTTGTTTTGCAGATAAAAACTTGTCATTTTTACCGGCATACCCTTTTATGGATCTCAGGATTTGATCCATAATAGAAAGGTCCTGATTTCCGTTTATAAAACCGGCCGTACCGCCAGTAAATATACTTCCTTTTACACTATCTCGAAAAGAATCGTTGAAAAATGAATAATCAGGAAGAACTTTTGCTGAAGATAAGTTAGCTCTCTTCTCCGGGTCGAGATTCGTATTTAGATCCCAGCCTTCTCCGAGCAGAAAAATTCCAGGGTTTAATGATTTTAGTTTTGATGCTGCAATATTCATCGTCTCTACATCATGTATTCCCATTAAATCAAAGCGAAAACCGTCGACTTTATACTCATTTAGCCAGTATAAAAGCGCATCTAGAATGAACTTTCTTACCATTTTTCGTTCTGAGGCTGTATCATTGCCAACACCTGTACCGTTTACAGGATTGCCGCCGTCATCATAACGAAAATAATAGCCTGGAACTAGCTTCTCAAAAGATGACTCTTCCAATTTATATACATGATTAAATACAACATCCAAGATAACAGAAAGCCCGTTGTCCTGGAGTGTTCGAATTAAAGTTTTCAGCTCTTTGATCCTGCATACCGGGTTATTTGGTTCCGTTGCGTAAGATCCTTCTGGAGCAAAGAAATGAACAGGATCATACCCCCAGTTATATTGGGTATTTGGTTTTGTTTCATCTACACTTCCAAAATCCGCGACCGGCATTAACTGTACATGCGTAATGCCCAAGCTTGTTAAATAATCCAGCCCCGTAATATTTCCTTTGGATGTTTTTGTGTTCTTTTCCGTAATTCCAAGATATTTACCTTTATGTTTCACACCGCTTTCAGGATGTATAGTAAAATCTCTAATATGAAGTTCATAGATGATACTGTCAATTTTCGAACGAAGGTTCATTCTTTTTTCGGATCGCTGCCATTGGTCAGGATCTGTTTTACGCAAATCAATAACAACCGATCTCTCACCATTAATTGTTACGGAGCGTGCATATGGATCTGCTGCTTCGACCCATTCGTGATTAACTTTAGCTCTGTAAATGTACTGAGTTAAATGGTGATCACCTTGTAAGGTAAAATGCCAAACTCCTTTTTCTGTTCTTTCCATGCTCGCTTCTAAAAAATCTGATTCCCCGAATACTTTATACCTAAGCTGCATTTCAACAGCTACAGGAGACCATACTCTAAAAACTGTGGAGTTCGGTGTATACTGGGCACCAAGAAGACCATCATCAAAAAAGAGCGAATCAAATTGATCTGTTCTGACTATACTGCCTATTTTAAGGGGAATTTGGTTTCCGTTAATTTTTATCCAATAATCTTTGCCCATCTTCAATTGAATGGGAGATTTGCATTTATAAATATATCGCTGGTTATAATTTTCTTGTTTAAGGATCGTTAAGGAATGTACAATACCATCCGTTTGTAATAAACCAAACGACGGGACGATTGAAAAGGACTTTTTAGCTACTATTGTTATTAGTGAAAAGTCATCAATATAAGCTTTTGCTTCAAAGTTCTTCAACCTGTGTTCACACTCCTTCAGTCAGCTATTACATCATATTGAACTTAAATTCATTTTGTTATTCGTAAATATGAAAAAGAGAGAGGGATGACCCGCTCTCATTAATTATTTAAGTATTTATTTCTAAGAATTCTTCCCGCGATTACCAAAGCTGCATAAAGGATAATTGGAATAATAATACCCCACATAAGGTTATCGTTTGTGACTTCTGACACCCATTCTTTTATGCCAGGTTTTTTTTGAATCAACGCAACCCAAAGGATCGAAAAAAGAGCAATATTAAAAAAGTCAGTCCATTTCATTTTCTTCACCACTCAAGTATTCATAGATTTTAAACTTTTATCGGTACAGACAGAGGATTTATTTCAATGGAAACTGGTGTTGTTCCTTTATATTCACCATCCGCATGAATCGCAACTGGTCTATTAGTATTCACTGTAATATTACGGCATGTAAACTGTGAAACTCCTTGCACTTTTACATGTCCGCCCCAAAAGACTGAAATAAAAAGCATAAGAAGTTTTGTTAACGAGATATTATGTACAACACACACATCCAGTCTTCCATCGTTGTAACGAGCCTCCGGGCATATTTTCATACCCCCTCCATAATAGGGCATGTTTCCAACCGCTACAAGCCATACCGTATCAAAAGTATGCACCTGCCCATCGATCTCAAGTTCCACAGAAGCTGGTTTAAAGGATTTCAAAACTTTAAAAAGTGTAATAACATATGCAAAAGTTCCTAATCTCATCCTGTGAAGAACTTTTTTGTAACGAGCTTCATTTGTATATCTGGCAACTTCTCCGTCAAGGCCGATTCCAATCGCACTTAAAAAAACTTGATCCTTCATGCTTCTTCCGATCATATGGATAAGCCCGGCATCACTTTTGATTAACCTGTTTCTTTTTAAATAGGCAATTTGACTTTTACTGCCTTTGATTTTTTTTGCAAGTACACGAACAATGTCATTTCCTGAACCACCCGAAATAAAGCCAAGAGGGATTTCAGGGTGATCTTTTATCCCATTGAACACCTCATGGATTGTCCCATCTCCGCCTACCGCGATGATAGCTTTAATAGAATCTTTGTTTATGTAAATTATTTTCTTAGCTATTTCAACAGCATGGCCTTTGTGCTCTGTATAGAAAGTTCGATATGAAATCTCTTCTTTATCTAAATCCTTTTTTAACCGATTGAATGCTCTCACTGCTTTTGAGTTATTCGTATTAATTATAAAAAAGTATCTTTTCATCATTTAAGTCCTCGATTGTTTGTTTTACAATCAATTCGACAATATGTATCAAATTCCTTCAAAACTTAACTCAGACTCGTTTGTTAAAGGATCTTTTCTATAAAGAGAATTCGTCACACCGATTCCTAAGATATCCGCAACAAATTTTAATTGCTGACTCTTCACTGGTGCAGGTTCATGGATGATCTTCATATGCCATTCTTTAAAATTCCGTTTATCAACGTAGTTTATTTTTCTCCAGTCGTTTGAAAGATCTATAAATGCATCCGGTGCTATTATGGTTTGCTGGATTGAAAGCTGTTCTTTATATAGTTCAGTCCATCCTTTGATTATACTGTTCATCCTCTCAAGCCTGACAACCGGACTTAATCTTGTTTCTTTTTGCTCTGGACTGACATTTTTCCAAAAGCGCTTATTCTCCGCTTCCTGCCAAATCCCTTCACCGCTCAGCCAGACAATAAGTGATATCATTGCAGGGCCTGCTAAAATTACATCAAGTTCAACCGGAGCACTTTTAATCCGTAATACTGGCTCATAAAATAAAAAGTAATTATCAGGGATTTCTTGTGTCAGAAATTGTAGCTGCTGGTCTCTTATATATTTCTGATCAACGTTCGAAACTTCTTTTACAGTAGAAGTTGCCCAGTTCATTTGATTTTGAAAAAGGGTTCTTCTGAATTCCTTATGCAAAAGTTTACGGCTCTCTTCTTCATTGCCAGGAAAAAAAGCTTTCCAGCGGTTTTCCTTAATACGCATAAATAGAGATTGATAATGATAAAGGTTCTTTTCATACCGTGAAACATAATCTTGTATTTTAACAAGCTGTGCCATTCTTTTTTCCCCTCCTCCTGCTGCTTATCTAGTTAATGAAAAGGACTGTACAATCTGATATTTCGGCTGCTTTTCAAAATGTGTTTCATATAGAACAACATTTTCTGCCAGGAATTGAATTTCCCTCCCATAAATATCCCACCATTTTTCTGAATCAACAGGCAGTGCTGATGAATCTAAATGTTTTCGTGCAAGTGTAATATGAGGAGAGTAGGATCTTTTCTCTAAGGTGAAATCAGCCTGCCTGCATGCAAATGCCACTTGTTTTTGAAGGTTATATAATTTAACCTGTTCTTCAACACCAGTCCAAAAGATTCTTGGGTTCTCTTTGTTTCCAAAGAAACCAAAATGGTTAATGTTTAATGCAAAGGCTTCATACTTTTGCACGGTCTCTTGTAATAAAGGATTCAATATCATTAATTGATCGCGTGCTGCTTTTCCTAAAAAAGCGAGTGTAATATGATAATCATCGGGATGAACCCAAGTTTTAAATGAATGCTCCTTTTTTATTTCTTGGCACATTTGATCAAGAGTTGATTTTACATCGGCCTGCAGCTGCAGTGCCACAAATAAATGCCTTTCCATATAATTCACCGCTTTCCATTATTTATTTTATCAGATATTCGTATCCCTCTATCTGCTTTTTTACCGAATAGATTATTTGTTATACTAATAGAAGTAATAAAAAGGGAGTGCAAATTATGAGAGTCGTAACAAACATCGCGGAACTGATTGGAGATACACCTATTGTTAAATTAAACCGCTTGCCTCATTCAGAAGGTGCAGATGTGTACGTTAAGCTTGAGTACTATAATCCTAGCCGAAGTCTGAAAGATCGAGCTGCTTATAATATGATTATTGAAGCCGAGAAAAAAGGCGATTTAAAAGAAGGTTCTACGATTATTGAACCGACTTCCGGAAATACAGGGATCGGACTTGCTATGAATGCTGCAGCAAGAGGCTATAAATCTATAATAGTTATGCCAAATACGATGACTGAAGAAAGAATAAATTTATTAAAAGCCTATGGAGCAAAAGTTGTACTGACTCCAGGGGATGAAAAAATGCCTGGAGCGATAAAGAAGGCAAGAGAACTTGCAGCAGAAATTCCAAACAGCTTCATGCCTATGCAATTTGAAAACCCTTCTAATCCAGATGCTCACAGGCAAAGTACAGCAATTGAAATAAAAGAAGCCATCGAAGAAATAGGCAAACCATTTACTGCATTTATTGCACCGGCTGGAACTGGCGGAACAATAACGGGTACAGGTGAAACGCTTAAATCAATGTTTCCTGACCTAACCGTTCACGTTGTAGAGCCTAAAGGATCTCCTGTACTTTCTGGCGGAAAACCAGGAAAACATAAGCTCGTGGGAACTAGTCCCGGCTTCATCCCTGCGATTTTAAACCAAAACGTATATGATGAAATTGTTCAAGTAAATGATGAAGACGCTTATGACATTACAAGACGTCTTGCTTCAGAAGAAGGCATACTTGTAGGTCCATCTTCTGGTGCTGCTGTTTTCGCAGCTCTAAAGATAGCAGAAAGACGAAAAAAGGGAGAAGTAGTGATCTGCATGACTTGTGACTCAGGCGAACGCTACCTCTCAAGCGATCTATTTCAATTTAATTCATAAGAGATAAAAAGACATCCCAGAATACGTTCGGGATGTCTTTTTAAATGCGCAGCAGTCTCACACCTTTGATTTTGTATGCTAGTTCTTCGCGAAAAAACAAAATAAATTGAGACCAAACAAAAATGGCTGTTAACCGAACAAAAAAGTGGAGCAACCGAACAATTTTTCTTCTTAACCTAACAAAATAGTACTTTCACCAAAAGATGTCCGCCTAAAAAGACACCATCTCCTTAAGTGTTTTCTTTATTGCGCTCCAATTAACTCAACAACGAAGAATCTTAAGCTCTTTAAATTGATCTGTGTACAAGAACGGGTTCTTGTTCCATTTTTGAAAGAATAATAACCATCAATAGACCCGCAAATGAAAGGACTCCAAAGAACAAGTACGTATAAAAGATTGAAAATTTATCAAAAATAATTCCGCCAACAAACGTACAAAACCAAGAACCAAGTCCGTTCCCCACAGCTGAATATAATGAAACTGCAGTCGCTCTTACCTCACTAGGCGTATACATCCGAACATACTCCATTGCTGCTGGAATGAATAGACCAACTGAAAACCCTTGAGCAATGGTGGTAGCCAAGACAATTGAAAAGGACGGCTCAAAAAAGTAGAAAGTCCAGCGAACAGCAGAGACTGCTGCTGCAAACATCATAATCTGCATCATGCCCCATTTTTTGATCGTAAGCCCAGCAAATTTCATAAAAGGAGCTTCACTGCCTGCAGCTAATAAAAAAGCGAGTCCTACACCAGCAAGAGTGCCTCCCGTTTCCTGAATATAAAAACCAAAATAAAAGTTATTTGCAAAAATCGGTCCAAAAACAAGGAATGTAGCGATAAGAAAAATAATAAAAGAGGGCATTTTTATCAGCTTATCAATACCCTTTTTCATATCCGTTTTTAGTGACTGATTTTCTTTTGGCATATTAAATACAAACAAAATACACAGAAAAAGAACTGCTGCAAACATATAAAATATTACTTGGGTACCAAAAGTTTCAGCAAGTCTTCCTGCGATATATACCGCAATTGCGAAACCTACAGCACCGAACAGCCTATAGTTCCCATACTGCTTGTTCTCTTTTTGAACATAATTAAGTAATATACTGTCTGATACAGGTACAAGAGCACTTTGCATAAATGAGAATAATATGAGCAGCAGCAAGAGCCACAAATACGAATCCAGCAATAATATACTGTATCCCAATCCAGCTGTTAATAATAAGGTTAAGCCCAGTACTGACCGCGGACGTCGTGAAAAGTCGGTGATCATCCCCCAGAGAGGCTGAGCGAAAATCATGACAACAGGACTAATGGACATTAATGTACCTATTTCAGTCCCGCTAAGTCCCACTTCTTCCTTAAAATACACACCCAATAAGGGAAATAAACTTCCTAGACCAAAAAAGAAAAGCAAATAAAAGCCTTTTAAACTGATTGAGGTTTGATCAAAAGTTTTGTTCATGATGTTTTCCTCTTCTCTTTCTTACCTATTTTGCCAGCTCATAAATAGCTTGAGCGTATATAGCTGAAGCTCGCAATAAATCGTCAATATACATATACTCATCTTTTTGGTGAGCCACATCTTCTCGGCCTGGGAACAATGCACCGAAAGCAACTCCTGTATTCAGAGACCTAGCGTAAGTACCGCCTCCAATTGCAATCAAATCTCCTTTTTCCCCTGTCTGCTCTTCGTATACTTTTTGCAGTGTTTTGATCAATGGATGTTTTTCATCAACATAATTTGGAGGATTATTTTCGATGATTCTGAGATCCCAATTATCATCCTTCGCCCTCTTAAATAGTGTCTCTTCTATTTCATTACTGTTATGTGTAACCGGATAACGGATGTTCAATCCAACTTTGCCGCCATCAGAATTAAATTTCATTACTCCCGAATTTACGGTTAATTTCCCGCTAGCATCATCCTCAGCTGCAATCCCAAGCTTATTACCGGTGTATTCCCCTGTAACAGCTTCGAGTAAAGCCAAGAATGCTTTCCCTTGCCCCGAAAAAGTATATCCGTTCAAAAATTCCGCAAGCTCTAAACCTGCATTTTTGCCGATTTCAGGTGTACTGCCATGCGCAGATTTTCCTTCTGTCTGCAATTTTATTTCCCCGTTTTCAATAAAAGAATTACATTGCATGCCCTTACTTTCTGCATAACTTACAAATGCTTTTTCGATATTTTCTAGATCACTGCCTTTTATTTTTGCAGCTGCACGATCAGGAACCATATTCAAACGCTGACCAGATTCGAATGACATAAGTTGAAGACCATCGTAGTTCCCGCTATCGCCGCCTAAGGTGAATTCAACATCAAATATACCCTTTTCGGCATTGATAATCGGAAAATCCGCATCAGGAGCAAAGCCGAAATCAGGCATTTCTTCATTTTTAAAATAATATCTTACACATTGCCAATTGCTTTCTTCGTCACAGCCTATAATCATTCGAACTCTTTTCGATAAAGGAAGCTTTAGTTCCTGAATAATCTTCATTGCATAAAAAGCAGCCATCGTTGGTCCTTTGTCATCAATCGCGCCTCTTGCAAAGATCTTACCGTCTTTTATTTCAGCTCCAAATGGATCAACCGTCCATCCTTCCCCTGCCGGCACAACGTCCACATGGCAAAGAATACCGACCAGTTCTTCCCCGCTTCCCATTTCCAAGTGTCCGGCATATCCATCAACATCTTTGGCTGACATACCGCTTTCTTTTCCTAGATCCAGCAAATACGTTAATGCTTGATGAATTTCTGGACCAAATGGAGCATCCTTTGTTCCTTTCGTTTCATCCAAGATACTTGGGATCTTCAATAGACCTTTTGTATCTTCTAAAAGCTGTTCTTTTCTTTTTTCAACTTCTTCTGACCAATTTATTTTTGACACGCGTTACACCCTTTCCTTTGAAGCCTAAGTGAGAGATTCGTACACTTCTTTACTGCAAATAATATATAGTCTGGCATCTTCACGTATAGGTTCATTTAATTTTTTATTAATACCTAGATCACTTCCGTCAGAAATCAGTGTGGCTCCTTCTTTTAAAAGTCCTTCAAAAGCATCTTTATATGTCTTCCACTCACCTTTTTTCTTTACTTCAAAAAGGTTTTCGCCTTCTTTATATGACAAAAGCTGCGTATAAATTTCTGTGATTCCCCTTGAGAAGGCAGAGCGTACAGCCATTCGAGAAACAGTTTCGTGACTCAAAACAAACTCATCTACTTTAGCATGCCTGAAATTTTGAATGTTTTCCTCTTTTTTTATCTCAACGGTACTATGTATATGGTGGTTAAGCCTTTCAACCGATGTCACTACCAGTAGTGTCTTTCCATCTGCCAATGCTGAATCTTGGATAGAATCATCTGAAAAAACAAGAACGGATTGAGCATCGTTAATGTTAGCCTGCAGCAGCACAGACTCACTTGAAGGATCGCCTTGTATGTAATGTACATTTTTATGTGTTATAGGTGTTATGTTTAATTGGTCGATGAGAACGATGTCTAATTCTGGGTGAGTTTCAATAATCTCAGAAATCGCATACTTTGCTTTCTCAGACCAGCCAATAATAACAAAATGACCTTTTCCTTTAAAATTCAACCTTCCTTCCTCCTTTCGTTTCCGGTGAGCTCCTAAAGCTTCAACCAATTTCCCAATTGCTAAGCCAGCAATGCCAATTCCAATCAAAAAGATAAAAATAGCGTAAGTTCTGCCTGCTATAGTTACCGGATAGAAATCCCCGTAACCTACAGTCGTAACGGTTGTCATTACATACCATAAAGCATCAAACCATCCAGGAAATGTTTCCGGTTCTAATATACGCATAACAATTGAAGAAAAAATGACGATAAAAAAAGTAAAGGAGAAAATCCCTAGTTTGTTTACAACTAGCTGCTTGAAAAATTTTTGTAAGATATACACTTTCATCCCTCCTAACTTTAACGGTATTCATAACTTTTTTCATTGTACCTTATATCATTCTTTTTTGTTATCGTTCTTTTTCAAAGTATTGGAAAATAGAAGGCATTGACATTTTCGGATTTTCGTGTATAATGATGCGTAAATGGGAGGTGTGGTGTGTTACCTGTACTGACAAATATTCCTTAAATGAGGATTATATGTTCTTTACAAAGGTTTTGCTGCATAGCCGCACAGACATCTTTTTGAACTCACACATTATAACAATTGGCTTACGCAGCGAAGAAACCGATATGGATTCTTCGCTTTTTATTTTTTAGAAACAATGGTTCTTCCCGAATTAAAGAGATTGTAATCTAATATTCATACTTCATTAACTTTTGATTGCTATCATATAGTATGTTAACAACTAATTTAAACAAGGAGTGGTTTTTTGAGTCCTTCAACTGACAGAATGTTGAATCGTGTGAAAGCCCTATATTTGTTTATACGCAAGAAAGGTACTGTAACAACACGAGAATTAGTTGAAGAATTTGGAACTACACAGCGAACAATCCAGAGGGATTTGAATGTACTTTCTTATAACAATTTAGTAACAAGTCCTGCCCGCGGAATGTGGGAAACAACAGCAAAAAAAGTAAAAGTATCATAAACAGTTATACAATTATGGATAAGCATAAGAAAAGTTCCCGCAGTATTAATGCGGGAACTTTTTTGTTTATTTATAATTCTTCAGGTGTATTCTTGAGAAGCAAATCAGGAGTACGTTCAATTTTCCACTCTTGTGTTTTCCAATCTGGCTGACCTGTAATCGGCATATATTTTTCATCGTGACCAAATAAACTTTTCCAAAATCCTTCAGAAAGGACAAATCCAACCGCCTGCTGACGTTCAGTATCCATGACAAGATCTTTAATCTTACCAATCTTTTCACCACTCTGGTCTATTACTGGCCAATCCTTTACAGCAAGATAAGAGTAGCATTCAATTGGTTCTTCCTTTTGTCGTTCATTACCTTCAAACACAAGCTTTTCTTCATTAATATCTACGATCTGATGCCAAGGAATAAAGTAAGTTTCTTTAACCTCACTATAATTTGTTTCAGGATAAGCGCTACCTGTCATAGGTGTGTTTTGCGTTCCAATCCCAGATGTTGCCGCGACAACAGATTCCATATGCCGGTCAGCAGGCATTTCCTCACGTTCAGGACTTCTGTTTTCAATCGTGAAAGTAAAATAGCATAAACGGTGATCATACATATTGAATAAAATATCGTTTACTTTATGTTCATCAAGAGGAGCCGCATCATGTTCAGCTTTTGCACCAATTATTTTATCAGCATATAACCTCATTAGGAATCATCCTCCTTTTTATTGGAAGATACCCCTTATAATTTATTCAAAAACATTCTCTTTTTCAGAAAGCAGAGAGAGTTCTTCCTCTGTTAACTCTCTATATGTCCCTAATGGCAAAGTTTCATCAAGTTTTAAGTTACCCATTTGTACTCTTTGAAGATAAGTCACTTTTCTGTCCACCGCTTCAAACATTCTTTTTACTTGATGGAATTTGCCTTCTGTGATGGTTAAGAAGATTTCTGATTCATCCATCGAGTCCTTAACGATTTGTAATTTTGCAGGCTGCGTCTGGTATCCATCTTCTAAAACAACACCTTCTTTAAATTTTTCATAAGTGTTTTCAGGAATAGACCCATTTATTTTTGCAAAATATGTTTTAGGAACATGCTTTTTTGGTGATAGCAAAGTATGTGACAGTTGGCCATCATTCGTTAAAATAAGAAGCCCTTCCGTATCTTTGTCCAATCTCCCAACAGGGAACGGCTCAAAACCTTGATCTTCCAGTTCGAGTAAATCGATTACAGTTTCATGACGTGAATCTTCAGTAGCGGAAATGACACCCTGCG
This genomic interval carries:
- the pepV gene encoding dipeptidase PepV, yielding MSKINWSEEVEKRKEQLLEDTKGLLKIPSILDETKGTKDAPFGPEIHQALTYLLDLGKESGMSAKDVDGYAGHLEMGSGEELVGILCHVDVVPAGEGWTVDPFGAEIKDGKIFARGAIDDKGPTMAAFYAMKIIQELKLPLSKRVRMIIGCDEESNWQCVRYYFKNEEMPDFGFAPDADFPIINAEKGIFDVEFTLGGDSGNYDGLQLMSFESGQRLNMVPDRAAAKIKGSDLENIEKAFVSYAESKGMQCNSFIENGEIKLQTEGKSAHGSTPEIGKNAGLELAEFLNGYTFSGQGKAFLALLEAVTGEYTGNKLGIAAEDDASGKLTVNSGVMKFNSDGGKVGLNIRYPVTHNSNEIEETLFKRAKDDNWDLRIIENNPPNYVDEKHPLIKTLQKVYEEQTGEKGDLIAIGGGTYARSLNTGVAFGALFPGREDVAHQKDEYMYIDDLLRASAIYAQAIYELAK
- a CDS encoding PRC-barrel domain-containing protein, with amino-acid sequence MRLYADKIIGAKAEHDAAPLDEHKVNDILFNMYDHRLCYFTFTIENRSPEREEMPADRHMESVVAATSGIGTQNTPMTGSAYPETNYSEVKETYFIPWHQIVDINEEKLVFEGNERQKEEPIECYSYLAVKDWPVIDQSGEKIGKIKDLVMDTERQQAVGFVLSEGFWKSLFGHDEKYMPITGQPDWKTQEWKIERTPDLLLKNTPEEL
- a CDS encoding pseudouridine synthase; this translates as MRIDKWLSNIGFGSRKEVKQLLKSGAVTLNGTVIKDPKTQADPDKDYVLVHGEEAVYKEFIYLMMNKPQGVISATEDSRHETVIDLLELEDQGFEPFPVGRLDKDTEGLLILTNDGQLSHTLLSPKKHVPKTYFAKINGSIPENTYEKFKEGVVLEDGYQTQPAKLQIVKDSMDESEIFLTITEGKFHQVKRMFEAVDRKVTYLQRVQMGNLKLDETLPLGTYRELTEEELSLLSEKENVFE
- a CDS encoding DeoR family transcriptional regulator, with protein sequence MSPSTDRMLNRVKALYLFIRKKGTVTTRELVEEFGTTQRTIQRDLNVLSYNNLVTSPARGMWETTAKKVKVS
- the pulA gene encoding type I pullulanase yields the protein MKNFEAKAYIDDFSLITIVAKKSFSIVPSFGLLQTDGIVHSLTILKQENYNQRYIYKCKSPIQLKMGKDYWIKINGNQIPLKIGSIVRTDQFDSLFFDDGLLGAQYTPNSTVFRVWSPVAVEMQLRYKVFGESDFLEASMERTEKGVWHFTLQGDHHLTQYIYRAKVNHEWVEAADPYARSVTINGERSVVIDLRKTDPDQWQRSEKRMNLRSKIDSIIYELHIRDFTIHPESGVKHKGKYLGITEKNTKTSKGNITGLDYLTSLGITHVQLMPVADFGSVDETKPNTQYNWGYDPVHFFAPEGSYATEPNNPVCRIKELKTLIRTLQDNGLSVILDVVFNHVYKLEESSFEKLVPGYYFRYDDGGNPVNGTGVGNDTASERKMVRKFILDALLYWLNEYKVDGFRFDLMGIHDVETMNIAASKLKSLNPGIFLLGEGWDLNTNLDPEKRANLSSAKVLPDYSFFNDSFRDSVKGSIFTGGTAGFINGNQDLSIMDQILRSIKGYAGKNDKFLSAKQSINYTECHDNHTLYDLLKIRHPHENEMQRKKRQKLALAFTLFSRGVPFIHSGQEFYRTKHGVENSYNMPDRINAFNWHECEKYENDVKYFQELIKIRNEQPVFRDEAGSVNQLHELPEGILGVEIKHPLTDKKVKCSYWQKVLLLFNQSLKAAEIPIHQGSWKIAVENESSVVRNLDSNTYLINPLSFSLLFVKR
- a CDS encoding potassium channel family protein, coding for MYILQKFFKQLVVNKLGIFSFTFFIVIFSSIVMRILEPETFPGWFDALWYVMTTVTTVGYGDFYPVTIAGRTYAIFIFLIGIGIAGLAIGKLVEALGAHRKRKEEGRLNFKGKGHFVIIGWSEKAKYAISEIIETHPELDIVLIDQLNITPITHKNVHYIQGDPSSESVLLQANINDAQSVLVFSDDSIQDSALADGKTLLVVTSVERLNHHIHSTVEIKKEENIQNFRHAKVDEFVLSHETVSRMAVRSAFSRGITEIYTQLLSYKEGENLFEVKKKGEWKTYKDAFEGLLKEGATLISDGSDLGINKKLNEPIREDARLYIICSKEVYESLT
- the cysK gene encoding cysteine synthase A, with translation MRVVTNIAELIGDTPIVKLNRLPHSEGADVYVKLEYYNPSRSLKDRAAYNMIIEAEKKGDLKEGSTIIEPTSGNTGIGLAMNAAARGYKSIIVMPNTMTEERINLLKAYGAKVVLTPGDEKMPGAIKKARELAAEIPNSFMPMQFENPSNPDAHRQSTAIEIKEAIEEIGKPFTAFIAPAGTGGTITGTGETLKSMFPDLTVHVVEPKGSPVLSGGKPGKHKLVGTSPGFIPAILNQNVYDEIVQVNDEDAYDITRRLASEEGILVGPSSGAAVFAALKIAERRKKGEVVICMTCDSGERYLSSDLFQFNS
- the thpR gene encoding RNA 2',3'-cyclic phosphodiesterase, which encodes MERHLFVALQLQADVKSTLDQMCQEIKKEHSFKTWVHPDDYHITLAFLGKAARDQLMILNPLLQETVQKYEAFALNINHFGFFGNKENPRIFWTGVEEQVKLYNLQKQVAFACRQADFTLEKRSYSPHITLARKHLDSSALPVDSEKWWDIYGREIQFLAENVVLYETHFEKQPKYQIVQSFSLTR
- a CDS encoding MFS transporter is translated as MNKTFDQTSISLKGFYLLFFFGLGSLFPLLGVYFKEEVGLSGTEIGTLMSISPVVMIFAQPLWGMITDFSRRPRSVLGLTLLLTAGLGYSILLLDSYLWLLLLLILFSFMQSALVPVSDSILLNYVQKENKQYGNYRLFGAVGFAIAVYIAGRLAETFGTQVIFYMFAAVLFLCILFVFNMPKENQSLKTDMKKGIDKLIKMPSFIIFLIATFLVFGPIFANNFYFGFYIQETGGTLAGVGLAFLLAAGSEAPFMKFAGLTIKKWGMMQIMMFAAAVSAVRWTFYFFEPSFSIVLATTIAQGFSVGLFIPAAMEYVRMYTPSEVRATAVSLYSAVGNGLGSWFCTFVGGIIFDKFSIFYTYLFFGVLSFAGLLMVIILSKMEQEPVLVHRSI
- a CDS encoding diacylglycerol/lipid kinase family protein, with the protein product MMKRYFFIINTNNSKAVRAFNRLKKDLDKEEISYRTFYTEHKGHAVEIAKKIIYINKDSIKAIIAVGGDGTIHEVFNGIKDHPEIPLGFISGGSGNDIVRVLAKKIKGSKSQIAYLKRNRLIKSDAGLIHMIGRSMKDQVFLSAIGIGLDGEVARYTNEARYKKVLHRMRLGTFAYVITLFKVLKSFKPASVELEIDGQVHTFDTVWLVAVGNMPYYGGGMKICPEARYNDGRLDVCVVHNISLTKLLMLFISVFWGGHVKVQGVSQFTCRNITVNTNRPVAIHADGEYKGTTPVSIEINPLSVPIKV